The sequence below is a genomic window from Sorangiineae bacterium MSr12523.
ATCTCGCGAGCTTTCCGCCGGCCCGTTGGCTGGCGCAGCACGCACCCAAGGCCCGCATCGCATTGCGCACGAGCCAGTTCACGTCGCAGCTGGTCGCCGCCGAATCGGGCCTGGGCGTGGCCCTCGTCCCGGTGCCCTACATGCCCACGCGCGTCCTGCGCCCCGTGCTCTACGACGAGTCCCTCGCACCATCCGCCGAGGCGTGGCCCACGGACGATCTCTGGCTTGTCGGCCACCGCGCCCTGCGCGACGTCCCCCGCATCGCCGCCGTATGGACCTTCCTCAACGAAGAAATGCGCCGCCTCGCCCAACCCGAATAGCGGCTAGAAGAAGGGGATTGAACAGGGAGGGGGGGAGGCGGGGAGGGAAACAACGCGAATCCCACCGCGTGCCAAGGCTTTTTTAGGTTTTCAGTTGGCTTCGTGAGCCAAGTGAAAACCCAAACCAGCCTCGGTGCGCGGTGGGATTTGTGCCGTATCCCTCCCCGCCTCCCCCTCTCCCTGTTCAATCTTTCTTTCTTTTCATACGACACCCTCGGTGCGGAACCAGTCGATGGCGCGGCGGACGCTTTCTTCGAGGGGGCGGGTGGGGAGGTTCAATTCGGTTTTTGCCTTTTGGCAATTGAAGAAGGCATTTTTCATGGCATATCGCGTGGCGCGGTAGGTGGCATTTGGCTCTTTGTGCGATATGCGGTCGGCCCATAGTTCCATGCCGAGGGCTACGCCGATGGCGACGGCGGCGGGCACTTGGATGCGTGGGGGCTTTATGCCGGCGACTTTGGCCACCAAGGCATAAAGCTCCTTCAAGGTGACGTTCTCGTTTCCCAGTATGTAGCGCTCGCCGGTGCGGCCTTTTTCTTCGGCGAGCAAGTGGCCCATTGCGCAATCGTCGACATCGATGGAGCAAATTCCACCCGGTGGAATGGCAGGGAATTCCCCGCGCAGCATCGAAAGAATGATCTTGCCCGTGGGCGTCGGCCCGATGTCGCGCGGGCCGAAGGGGAAGGCGGGATTGACGACCACCAGCGACAGGCCTGCTTCGGCGAAGCTGAGGGCCACGCGCTCGCTCAGCCATTTGGTCATGATGTAGTCGTTGCCGTCGAACAAATTGAACCGGCATGTCTCGTCGGCCTCACCGCCGTCGACCAGGCCCACGGCCGCGATGGAGCTCGTGTACACCACGCGGCGCACGCCCGCGTTTTTCGCAGCGAGAAGCGTGGCCGACGTGCCCTCCACGTTCACGCGCCAGATGGGCGTCGGGTCCTCCATCCAGATGCGGTAGATGGCCGCCAAGTGATAGAGCGACTCGCACCCTGAAAGCGCCTTCTGCATGCGCTTCGCATCGGTGACATCGCAGGAGATGCGCTCGACGTTCAACCCATCGAGGTTCTTCGTGTTCGCCCCCGGCTCCACGATGGCGCGCACGTCGCGCTTTGCCTCGAGCAGATGACGCACCACGGCGCTTCCAATGAATCCCGTCGCCCCCGTGACCGCTACGGTTCCCATGCGACGGTCGTATCACCGACTGCCGCCCTTGCATCGCGAATTATTTCGTGTACGAATGTTTCGCGTACACAGGAGAGCCCAACCATGCCCAGCCCCTTCCGCGAAGAACACGAGCACTTCCGTAAAACCGTGCGCCAATTCGCTCAGAAGGAGCTCGCACCGTTTGCCGAAGAGTGGGAGCGCGCCGAGAATTTCCCCAACGAAGTGTTCAAGCGCGCCGGCGAACTCGGGATCTTCGCCGCGCACTACCCGGAGGAGGTCGGAGGCTTGGGCGGCGATTACTGGTTCGCGGTGGCCAAGAGCGAGGAGCTCACGCACTCCCGCTTGGGCGGCGTCACCATGGGCCTTCTCGTCCAGGGCGATATGGCCACACCGGTCATTGCCGACTTGGGCACCAAAGAGCAAATCGACGAATTTCTGCGCCCTGCGCTCGCCGGCGAAAAGATCGTCGCGCTGGGCGTGTCGGAACCCAACGCGGGGAGCGACGTGGCGGGCATCCAGACGTGGGCCAAGAAGGACGGCGACGACTACATCATCAACGGCGCCAAGACCTTCATCACCAACGGCACCCGCGCCGACTTCGTCACCTTGCTGGTGAAGACCGCGCCCGATCAAGGCGCCCACGGTTGCAGCTTCTTCCTGGTCCCCACGAACACGAAGGGATACTCGGTTTCGAAAAAGCTGAAGAAGATTGGCAATCACTCCAGCGACACCGCGGAGCTCAGTTTCGAGGACATGCGCGTTCCCAAGCGCTACCTGCTTGGCGAAGAGAACAGCGGGTTCATGTACTTGATGCAGAACTTCCAGTCGGAGCGCATCATCGCGTGCACCAGCGCCGTAGCCGGAATGCAACTGACGATGGATGCGGCCATCGCTTACGGACGCGACCGCAAGGCTTTCGGCAAACCGATCATCAAGCGCGAGTACTGGCAGCACAAGTTCGTCGATTTGTCGGCGAAGCTGGAGGCCGCACGTGCGCTCTCGTACAAGGGCGCGGAGGCGTACAACGAGGACAAGTACGTCAACAAGACGCAGGTCAGCTTCGACACGGTTCGCACCATCTCGATGGCCAAAATTTTCGTCGGCGACGTGCTGACCGAAATCGCCGACCAGTCGTTGCAATTTTACGGCGGCGCCGGCTACATCGAAGAATACGAGATTGCGCGCGCGTGGCGCGACCAGCGCTTGTTTCGTATCGGCGGCGGCACCACCGAGACGTTGCGCTACTACGTGGCGAAATTGATGGGGCTCTGACCCTCATTTCGAGTCGCCTCGTTCCGACGACGAACAGGCCGCGTTTCGGGGCGAAACTTTTTTCTGCGTGATCCGATAAAAAGCTGGAATCAAGTTAGCCCACAGGCCATTGTTATGGCGATCGCCGTGAACCATTCTCGACGACCTGCCTGGTTTGCCTACCTTTGCGCGCTGCTGGCGTTGGCCTTTTGCGCGTCGAGTTCCGCAGGGGCGTTGGCCATGGCGGGGGCGGTTTGGACGTCGGCAGGGCCAGTCGTGAATGTCGCGAATACCGCGAATGCCGATCCGGTCGTCGATGTTCCGGCCGAGGGCGAGGGCGACGCGGCGGATGCCGCCATGGCCGTCCCGGCGATGGTCGAAGAAGAAGAAGAACGCGAAGACGATCCCGTGCCGGGCGCCGAGCAGAGGCTCGTGGAGCTTTCGGCACGATTGGGCCGTTTGGTGGCTTGGGACCGACCTGATTTCGTCCGGCCCGTAAAGGACCCCGTCGACGAAACAGCGTCTCCACCTCCACGAGCCTGAGAAAACCGAGAATCACGTTTAGCGGTAGTACGCCGTAAGCGTTTCCGTGCCCATGTCCGTGCACGGATGGCTCCTCCCTGTGCCGTTCGGGCAAGGGCATGGACCCGGGTACGTCTGCGGTGCAAACACCCATATCCATCTGCAAAAAAGGGGGGCAGTTGGTATGCGTTCAGCCAAAAGCGGTTACGGGGGCAGCGATCACGGCCATCACGCGATGGCCCGTGAAACGAAAAAGATGTTTTCGGATTGGGCGTCCACGTGGAAGGACGTCCTCCGAGGCAAATCGCTCGGCACCGATCTGCTCTCCGGCATCACCGTTGCGGCCGTTGCCCTGCCACTGAATCTCGCCCTCGCCGTCGTGAGCGGGCTGCCGCCCATCGCGGGCCTCATCGCAGGATCGCTGGGCGGTTTGATCGCGGGCGCGCTCGGCGGGGCCACGTTGCAAGTCACCGGGCCGGCTGCTGCGCTGAGCATGATGGTCCTGGGCCTCGCGACCGAGTTCGGTCCGGCCGGCGTTGCCATGGCAACCGTTTTCACGGGCATCGTGCTGCTCTCGCTCTCCGCGTTGCGGGCGGGCAAGCTCGCGGGGTTCGTGCCGGAGGCCGTGCTGGCCGGGTTCACCACCGGCGTCGGCATCAAGCTGCTCGACGCGCAGCTCCCCGAGCTACTCGGCTTCAATTACAAGGTCGTCGAGATTGCCCAGATGATGCACCGGCCCGAGTGGCTTCACGATGTCTCGTGGATGGCCGCGGTATCCGGCCTCTTCGTGGCGTTCCTGGTGACGACCTCGGCGCGCTTCAAGCGATTCCCCGCGGCGCTCGTGGGCATCGCGGTGGTGACCTTCGTCTCGGTCTACGACAACTGGGACATCGAGCGCGTGGGCACGATCCCCTCGGTCTTTCCGAAGCCGTCGTTTCCGGCCCTCGAAGAAGACCGGTGGCTCGATCTTCTCCTCAAGGCCACCCCGTTGGCGCTGCTCGCCGGGGTCGAGTCGCTGCTGTCGGCCCGCGCGGTGGACCGCATGGCCCAGGCCAAGACGCCGCACAACCCCAACCTGGAACTCTTCGGGCAGGGCGTGGCCAACCTTACCGTGGGCATGATGTCGGGCATGCCGGTGACCGGCGTCATCGTGCGCTCGGGTGTCAATGTGCAGAGCGGTGCCAGGACGCGCCTTTCCTCGATGGTGCACGCGCTGGTGCTCGCCGCGTGCGTGCTCTATCTGAGCCCGCACATCGCGCGCATTCCGCTGGCCGCGCTGGCCGGCCTCCTCTGCGTGGTGGGCGTGCGCCTCATCGAGGTCGGCACGTTCATCCACCTGGCGCGCGCCAAAAGGATGCAAGTCGTTGCCTTCGGGCTCACCGCGGCCGGAACCGTGAGCGGGCACCTGATGATGGGCCTCGTGGCGGGATTGCTCGTCGCCTGGCTCGATCACTACCTCCGCAGAGACGAGCGCATCGAATCGGGCAAGATCGCCGCTCGTCACGATCCGAACCTGCGCGCCGTCGTCGGACCGCCGAAGCCGGCCTTCACGTACGTGCACGAGAGCGAGCGCGGGCCGGAGTTTCAAAAATGGCTTTCGAACATCCGCGCCCAGGTGCGGCGTGCGAAGAGCAGCTACGTCCACAAGCAGGCCAACGTCATCGGCCGCATCGTGATGGAGGAGCACGTGCACGTTGCCGCGGGCAGCTCGGTGCGCGCGGATGAAGGGGCGCCCTTCTTCATCGGCGCCAACACGAACATCCAGGACGGTGTCGTCATCCATGCCCTGAAGGACAAGTTCGTGCGGGTCAAAGGCGACGACTGGGCGGTGTACGTGGGCAAGAGCGTCTCGATTGCACACGACGCGCTCGTCCACGGGCCGTGTTTCGTGGGCGACCACACCTTCATCGGGTTCAAAGCTGTGGTGCACGACTCCATCATCGGCCCCCACTGTTTCATCGGCATCGGCGCCGTGGTCGTCGGCGTGGAACTCCCCGAGGGGCGTTTCGTCCCCCATGGCACCATCGTGGACAATGCGGAAAAAGCGGCCGCGCTCCCACCCGTGAGCGAAGCGCAGCA
It includes:
- a CDS encoding NAD-dependent epimerase/dehydratase family protein, producing the protein MGTVAVTGATGFIGSAVVRHLLEAKRDVRAIVEPGANTKNLDGLNVERISCDVTDAKRMQKALSGCESLYHLAAIYRIWMEDPTPIWRVNVEGTSATLLAAKNAGVRRVVYTSSIAAVGLVDGGEADETCRFNLFDGNDYIMTKWLSERVALSFAEAGLSLVVVNPAFPFGPRDIGPTPTGKIILSMLRGEFPAIPPGGICSIDVDDCAMGHLLAEEKGRTGERYILGNENVTLKELYALVAKVAGIKPPRIQVPAAVAIGVALGMELWADRISHKEPNATYRATRYAMKNAFFNCQKAKTELNLPTRPLEESVRRAIDWFRTEGVV
- a CDS encoding acyl-CoA dehydrogenase family protein — its product is MPSPFREEHEHFRKTVRQFAQKELAPFAEEWERAENFPNEVFKRAGELGIFAAHYPEEVGGLGGDYWFAVAKSEELTHSRLGGVTMGLLVQGDMATPVIADLGTKEQIDEFLRPALAGEKIVALGVSEPNAGSDVAGIQTWAKKDGDDYIINGAKTFITNGTRADFVTLLVKTAPDQGAHGCSFFLVPTNTKGYSVSKKLKKIGNHSSDTAELSFEDMRVPKRYLLGEENSGFMYLMQNFQSERIIACTSAVAGMQLTMDAAIAYGRDRKAFGKPIIKREYWQHKFVDLSAKLEAARALSYKGAEAYNEDKYVNKTQVSFDTVRTISMAKIFVGDVLTEIADQSLQFYGGAGYIEEYEIARAWRDQRLFRIGGGTTETLRYYVAKLMGL